A section of the Eriocheir sinensis breed Jianghai 21 chromosome 62, ASM2467909v1, whole genome shotgun sequence genome encodes:
- the LOC126986564 gene encoding DNA N6-methyl adenine demethylase-like has translation MTGGGVKADGGDDYRRTVTAPGGRGRYYIRPDYPHHDPHPPRHDYPPRDYLPEKLEDLYPRHKEDFYSHRPKERDDLAAGYGPPTPDEPFTRTPSARGPRLQQDRFPRMSDYPPPPPTPEARATYGVGGGERMSRLMELYNTLDGRGGAGGAGGVGGAAGGGGAGSAAVGVGAVGVGAGSRSHHDLYGSLDGRTSRLSDIFPTSEAARLRQSTDYRQADETRSLSGREGVLEMCRRRELPPAPPEYRLHDYRPRHDFRGPPKPQPPHDQDVIENPMYDVERRGAPGPPRTPGPGPRPSSAAPTTPTPTAHHQHHPHHPAHPPHAHTPAHQPQHAHHHQALQQQMQQQQQQMQQQQQQLQQQQQQQQQLHAGQPHPVAAPHLQPHPGPTHPGPVHGGPTHVAPGHSGPGRPEAPGDRPEGRYTAVIARQEDAHRYVPSPSHGSCHWNLR, from the coding sequence ATGACAGGAGGGGGCGTGAAGgccgatggtggtgatgactacaGGCGGACGGTGACGGCACCCGGGGGTCGTGGCCGCTACTACATCCGCCCGGACTACCCCCACCACGACCCTCACCCGCCCCGCCATGACTACCCGCCCCGGGACTACCTGCCGGAGAAGCTGGAGGACCTGTACCCGCGGCACAAGGAAGACTTCTACAGCCACCGGCCCAAGGAGCGCGATGACCTGGCTGCCGGCTACGGCCCGCCCACCCCCGACGAGCCCTTCACCCGCACGCCCTCCGCCCGCGGCCCCAGGCTGCAGCAGGACCGCTTCCCCAGGATGTCTGACTatcccccgccgccgcccaccCCCGAGGCGCGCGCCACCTATGGCGTGGGCGGCGGAGAACGGATGTCGCGCCTGATGGAGCTGTACAACACCTTggacgggcggggcggggccggcggggcgggcggggtgGGTGGCGCGGCCGGCGGCGGCGGGGCCGGAAGTGCGGCGGTGGGCGTAGGAGCCGTGGGCGTGGGCGCCGGGTCCCGCTCCCACCACGACCTGTACGGCTCCCTGGACGGCCGCACCTCCAGGCTCTCCGACATCTTCCCGACCAGCGAGGCCGCCAGACTGCGGCAGTCCACCGACTACCGACAGGCCGACGAAACCCGCTCCCTGTCGGGCCGCGAAGGCGTCCTGGAGATGTGCCGCCGGCGGGAGCTGCCGCCCGCGCCCCCCGAGTACCGACTCCACGACTACCGACCGAGACACGACTTCCGGGGTCCGCCGAAGCCCCAGCCGCCGCACGACCAAGACGTGATCGAGAACCCGATGTACGACGTGGAGCGACGGGGCGCGCCGGGCCCCCCGCGCACCCCCGGCCCTGGCCCCCGCCCCTCCTCCGCCGCGcccaccacgcccacgcccacagcccaccaccagcaccaccctcaccacccagcCCACCCGCCCCACGCCCACACCCCCGCCCACCAGCCCcagcacgcccaccaccaccaggccctgCAGCAAcagatgcagcagcagcagcagcagatgcaacagcagcagcagcagctccagcaacaacaacagcaacagcaacagctgCACGCCGGACAGCCCCACCCGGTGGCCGCGCCCCACCTCCAGCCCCACCCTGGACCCACCCACCCTGGGCCCGTCCACGGCGGACCCACCCATGTGGCCCCTGGCCACAGCGGCCCCGGCCGGCCCGAGGCCCCAGGCGACCGACCTGAGGGACGCTACACGGCCGTCATCGCGCGCCAGGAGGACGCCCATAG